The stretch of DNA CGCGTATACAATAAATATGGAGATGAAATCGGTTATCTGAAGGATTGGATAAAGGCAAGGCTGGAATGGATCGATAATAATTTGATTATTGAAGATTCAACCATCTCAATTCAGAAGGACGATGGTCTCCCTAGATCGATATTTTTATCCAATTACCCCAATCCTTTTAATGAAACTACTACTATAACCTATTCTCTGTCGCAACGGGACCGCTCTATAATCTCTGTATATGACCTAAACGGAAGGTTGATCAAACAGTATTCAGAGGAATATGAGGATGCGGGTAGCCATACGGTGGTGTGGAACGGTAAGGATTCATCAGAGCGCAAAGTAAGCACCGGCATTTATCTTATCATGGTTAGATCAGGTGATATCAGTCAATCGGCCAAGATGCTTCTGTTGAGATAGGAATATTTCACCTGAGTCTCCTGATTCCTTTTTCGAACTCAGTTCACTAAATTGCCAGACGTGAAACTGACCGTACTCGGCTCCGGCGTCTTAATCCCATTTCCCAAAAGGGGCAACAGCGGTTACTTCCTCCAGACGGAGAAACATTGTATTCTCATTGACGGAGGCTCGGGCACGCTGCGGCGAATGGTCGATTTCGGCATTGACTATAAGACCATTGACACCATCTGCTACAGTCACTTGCATCCCGATCACACACTTGATCTCGTCCCGCTCCTTTTTGCCTATCGGCACGATCCCGGACTGGTAAAACCGAAGCCGCTCCACATTGTGGCGCCGGTCGGATTTGAAAGCTATTACGATAGGTTAATGGAGTTATATGGTGAGTGGGTTTTGAGTGACTGGATTGAGATTTCAATACAGGAAATATCGAGGGGAGAAGTTGTGCTAGATGATCTGCTGTTGAGATGCGGACATACAGAACACACAGACCATAGCGTTACCTATCGATTTGAGAGGGAGCGAGGGGGGTCTGTTTTCTATTCGGGTGATAGCGACTTCAGCGATGAGTTGATCGATAGCGCTAAAGGTGTGGATATCATGATCCTGGAGTGTTCATTTCCTGACAGCCTCAAGCGGAAGGGACATCTGACCCCGTCGGAATGCGGTCGAATAGCCACGGAAGCTGGCTGCAAACGTCTCGTATTGACCCATTTATATCCCGAAATCTTGGAAACAGATATCATTTCTACGATGGCACAATACTATCAGGGAGAAGTAGATTTAGCCTATGATGGGATGGAGATAAAACTGTAGATGGGTTTCTCCAAGCTCGGAAGAATTGTAATTCTCGTCCTCGGGACTGTTCTACTGGGAGCCGCCGGTTTCAAGGTTCTCGGCGGGAAGGAGTGGTCACTCTTGGACGCGCTCTATATGGCTGTCATCACCCTTTCTACCGTCGGATTCGAGGAAGTTCACACACTGTCAGACATACAGAAGATATGGACGATTGTCATCATTTCATTTGGGATCGGGATTGTGTTTTACGCCTTCAGTCAAGCGGCTCAGTTCCTGCTAAGTTTTGATTTGCTAAGGAGAAGAAGAATGGAGAATAAAGCATCACACTTAAAGGATCACTTCATCGTCTGCGGCTACGGTAGAATGGGGAAAGTAATCTGCGGCGAACTGATAAAACAGGGGCAGCCGTTTGTGATTATTGAGAATAACATGGAAAAGATCACCAAGATTGCGGAGGAAAGCTATATCTACGTTCAGGGGGATGCAACTCTTGATGAAACTCTTCAAAAAGCGGGAATCCAATATGCGAAAGGTCTTGTGGTAGTATTGAACAACGATTCGGATAATCTCTTCGTGACCATGTCAGCAAGAACGCTGAATCCCGAGTTGTTTATTACCAGTCGTTGCAGCGTTGACTCAAATGCCATAAAACTACATCGTGCCGGCGCCGACAAGGCGGTAAATCCTTATGTTGCTGGCGGACACAGGATGGCTGAACTCCTAGTCGCGCCATATCTTGAAGATTCGGTTGAAATTCGTACCCCGGCGCGGAATGTAGACATCGGAATTGAAGAACTGAAACTGGACAGAATCCGGCGTTTCGATGGGATCACCATAAAGGATGCACATTTGAGGGAAGAATACGGTCTCCTAATTGTGGGAATAATCGGAGCTGACGATGAAGTCACACTTAATCCTGATCCAAAAAGTATTCTAAGGCACAGTGATACTGTCATGATTCTCGGAGAGAAAGATAAATTGCGGAAATTTGAAGAAGCTGAAGTAGAGGTAGATTAGAGGTCTGACAGTAGTGACTTATGCAATATATGCGTATAATATATATTATGTCTACTACGCCGTTTGATGCGACGCAACCTACACTACAATACTTAACAAGCGATCCTGAACTAAGATAGTCTTTCTGATCTCCTTGCCATCCAGATATCGTTTCACATTGGACTGTTCTAGCGCCAATCTCAATGCTGATTCTTCATCCACCCCGGGCGCTACTTCGATTTCACCACGCCGTTTCCCATTTATCTGTACCGCGATGGTGATGAGCTCCTCCTGAGCCAGTTCTTCATCATATTCCGGCCAGGGATGGTAAGACAAGGAATCGGTGTGACCGAGCTTCTGCCACAACTCCTCGCACATGTGCGGCGTGAAAGGGCTCACAAGCAGAACGAATGTCTCTGTTAGTCTTCTGGATAGTGTTTGACTTGACTTCATCACATTTGTCAATGTCATAAGCTGAGAAATAGCCGTATTGAATTTCAGTTCATTAATATCGTTGGTGACCTTCTTGATTGTCTGATGCAAGAGTCTGTTGAGTTCGTCATCTATTTCCGCATCATTCACTATGGCATCGCTCAGCGTACCGTCTCCACTGATGAACAGGGACCACACCCTCTTCACAAACCGATAGCTCCCTTTGATACCCGAAGTACTCCACGGCTTTGATTTTTCAAGAGGTCCCATGAACATCTCGAAGAGTCGCATAGCGTCCGCCCCGTACTCCTCAAGGATTTCATCTGGATTAATGACGTTTCCTTTGGACTTGCTCATTTTAGAGCCGTCTTCACCCAGAATCATGCCCTGATTAATCAGTTTCTTGAACGGTTCTTTTGTCGAAACATAGCCGAGGTCGTGCAGCACGTGATGCCAGAAGCGGGCATATAGAAGATGTAAGACAGCGTGCTCCTGGCCGCCGATATACAAGTCTACCGGCATCCAATAGCGCTCTTTCTCGAAATCCCACCCTACTTTGTCATTATGAGGATCTATGAAGCGCAGATAATACCAGCACGACCCCGCCCATTGAGGCATCGTGTTAGTCTCTCTCTTCCCCTCCTTTCCCTCGAAGGTCACATTGACCCAATCGGTGGCATTTGAAAGAGGCGGATCGCCGGTTTCGGCCGGCTGATAATCTTCAACCTCGGGGAGTTCCAACGGCAGATCGTCTTCGCTGAGAGGCACCGGATCGCCATCAACATGTATAACCGGAAACGGCTCTCCCCAGTAACGCTGGCGGGAGAAGAGCCAATCACGGAGTTTATACTGAATAGTGGCCCGACCCTTTCCGTTTTCCTCTAACCATCCGATGATCTTTGTCTTGGCTTCTTCCACATACAGTCCGTCCAATAGATCACTGTTGATGGCGGGACCGTCACCCAGGTAAGCTTCTCCGTCAAAATCGTCAGGCGGCTGCACGGTGCGAATGATCGGCAGATCGTATTTATCGGCAAAATCCCAGTCACGTTGATCTTGCCCCGGCACAGCCATGATGGCACCGGTACCGTAAGTCATAAGGACGTAATCTGAGATCCAGATGGGTATCTCTTCGTCATTGACAGGATTTATGGCGTGTGTTCCGAGGAAGACACCAGTTTTTTCCTTCTCGAGATCTGTTCTGGCAAGGTCACTTTTGCGAGCCGCTTTTTTGACATAAGCTTGCGTCTCCTCTTTCTTACTGTCGCTGGTAAGTTGGTCGACGAAGGGGTGTTCCGGGGAGAGAACCATATAGGTAGCGCCAAAAAGCGTGTCCGGCCTGGTGGTAAAGACAGTAATGGATTTACCGATGGACGGAAGCTTGAATTCCACATCAGTACCCTCAGAACGGCCGATCCAGTTGCGCTGCAACTCTTTTATCCCTTCGGGCCAATCCAGATCACCCAGCCCCGCCAGTAGACTTTCAGCATAATCGGTGATCTTCAGCATCCACTGGCGCATGGGGACGCGATAGACTGGGTGACCTCCCCTCTCTGACTTTCCTTCAATCACCTCTTCATTAGCTAGGACTGTACCCAGTTCCGGGCACCAGTTCACCGGCACTTCTGCCTCGTATGCCAGCCCATTGTTAAATAGTTGCAGGAAAATCCACTGCGTCCATTTGTAATAGCCTGGATCGGTTGTATTGATTTCCCTGTCCCAATCGTAGGAGAGTCCCAACCTTTTTATCTGGCGCCGGAAATTGTCAATATTCCTGGCTGTGGTTTCAGCAGGATGGGTGCCCGTTTGAAGGGCGTATTGCTCGGCGGGAAGTCCAAAGGCGTCCCACCCCATAGGGTGGAGCACATTGAATCCGTTCATCCGCTTGTGGCGCGCTATAATATCCGTGGCAATATAGCCCAGGGGGTGGCCTACGTGCAGACCGTGAGACGATGGATAAGGAAACATGTCGAGGATATAGTACTTTTGCTTATCAAGATCCTCAACAGCCTTGAAAGTCTTGTTTTCCTCCCAGAAGGCTTGCCATTTTTCTTCTATCGTTTTATGATTGTAATTCTTAGCCATCACTTTCGTATCCATAGTTTAGGCGCATTGGACTATGTGAAACAATCAAAGATTAGTCGTTGCGGCTTGCCTTACCCGCCCGATTTCGAGACGATGATTCCAGCGGGGTTATACAGTCATTTTTTGCGAGGATATTACTGGTGCTTGCCGGTGGAGAGACCCTCACCACCAGGAGTGAGGTTGACTAAAAGCCGTTTTAATCACCGTTATTTATATTAACATACTACCAAAACATACAATGTGTCGGGGTGGGGAGATTTGAACTCCCGACCTCTGCGTCCCGAACGCAGCGCGCTAACCGGACTGCGCTACACCCCGAATTCTTGCTGGAGGAATGGTAATTTGCATTAGCGGATAAATGCCGCAGGGAAGATTCCAATACTTCATTTCTCCATTATTCCAATATTCCCCAACTGAGAAAAAGCGGCTACGGGAATTTAGAGAGAGTTTGAGTGAGATAACAGTCAAAAGACGTACTTCAGGACGACGAATCCGCCGACGAGGAGAAGCACAAATACGATTGAGAGCAGATTGAAATAGCGATCAATAGAGGTCGTAATAGGTTCACCAAATTTTCAGATCATGCCCGCCACGAGTAAAAAGCGGGTCAAGCGACTGATAGTAGACGCCACCAGAAATAGCGGCAGAGTGATATCAAAAGCGCCAGTGGGCCATATGGCGTCTCAGTCCAGCAATCTTTTATGTTGATCGACTTCTGGAAAAGCAAACTTCATAGCTTGTTTTTTCCCAGCCGATCCAAACCATAAACCATGACAAACCCTATCACCATGCATACCAATACCAACAATATTTGAGCATCACCCTCGTAGTACTTCGCCAATACGCTTACTTCAAGAAGGGGAACCTTTTCCCCGGAAAAGTTCACGCGGGTTTCAAGAACATTGCGCCAGGGCCAGATCTTATTGAGCGATCCTAGCATAAACCCTGCCAATATGGCCAATGTACTGTTTCGGTAACGAGAAAAGGTCCAGGAGAGAACCCGGCTGAAACTTGCCAAACCAACCAGGCAGCCTAAACCAAAGACTAAAACAATCTTTAGTTGACTCAAATCTTCCATTTTAATTACTGCTTTCACAGCTGGAATTACGGTTGTATACAAGCCCATGAGCAGCAGGATAAAA from Candidatus Neomarinimicrobiota bacterium encodes:
- a CDS encoding CotH kinase family protein; its protein translation is DGWHIEYEINEDDFWQPPFWWQQIWADTSFQISFTQRWRELRENSLSTENIEALIDSMVQEIEEAQERNFERWPVLGTYVWPNARVYNKYGDEIGYLKDWIKARLEWIDNNLIIEDSTISIQKDDGLPRSIFLSNYPNPFNETTTITYSLSQRDRSIISVYDLNGRLIKQYSEEYEDAGSHTVVWNGKDSSERKVSTGIYLIMVRSGDISQSAKMLLLR
- a CDS encoding NAD-binding protein, with product MGFSKLGRIVILVLGTVLLGAAGFKVLGGKEWSLLDALYMAVITLSTVGFEEVHTLSDIQKIWTIVIISFGIGIVFYAFSQAAQFLLSFDLLRRRRMENKASHLKDHFIVCGYGRMGKVICGELIKQGQPFVIIENNMEKITKIAEESYIYVQGDATLDETLQKAGIQYAKGLVVVLNNDSDNLFVTMSARTLNPELFITSRCSVDSNAIKLHRAGADKAVNPYVAGGHRMAELLVAPYLEDSVEIRTPARNVDIGIEELKLDRIRRFDGITIKDAHLREEYGLLIVGIIGADDEVTLNPDPKSILRHSDTVMILGEKDKLRKFEEAEVEVD
- a CDS encoding MBL fold metallo-hydrolase, producing MKLTVLGSGVLIPFPKRGNSGYFLQTEKHCILIDGGSGTLRRMVDFGIDYKTIDTICYSHLHPDHTLDLVPLLFAYRHDPGLVKPKPLHIVAPVGFESYYDRLMELYGEWVLSDWIEISIQEISRGEVVLDDLLLRCGHTEHTDHSVTYRFERERGGSVFYSGDSDFSDELIDSAKGVDIMILECSFPDSLKRKGHLTPSECGRIATEAGCKRLVLTHLYPEILETDIISTMAQYYQGEVDLAYDGMEIKL
- the leuS gene encoding leucine--tRNA ligase; amino-acid sequence: MAKNYNHKTIEEKWQAFWEENKTFKAVEDLDKQKYYILDMFPYPSSHGLHVGHPLGYIATDIIARHKRMNGFNVLHPMGWDAFGLPAEQYALQTGTHPAETTARNIDNFRRQIKRLGLSYDWDREINTTDPGYYKWTQWIFLQLFNNGLAYEAEVPVNWCPELGTVLANEEVIEGKSERGGHPVYRVPMRQWMLKITDYAESLLAGLGDLDWPEGIKELQRNWIGRSEGTDVEFKLPSIGKSITVFTTRPDTLFGATYMVLSPEHPFVDQLTSDSKKEETQAYVKKAARKSDLARTDLEKEKTGVFLGTHAINPVNDEEIPIWISDYVLMTYGTGAIMAVPGQDQRDWDFADKYDLPIIRTVQPPDDFDGEAYLGDGPAINSDLLDGLYVEEAKTKIIGWLEENGKGRATIQYKLRDWLFSRQRYWGEPFPVIHVDGDPVPLSEDDLPLELPEVEDYQPAETGDPPLSNATDWVNVTFEGKEGKRETNTMPQWAGSCWYYLRFIDPHNDKVGWDFEKERYWMPVDLYIGGQEHAVLHLLYARFWHHVLHDLGYVSTKEPFKKLINQGMILGEDGSKMSKSKGNVINPDEILEEYGADAMRLFEMFMGPLEKSKPWSTSGIKGSYRFVKRVWSLFISGDGTLSDAIVNDAEIDDELNRLLHQTIKKVTNDINELKFNTAISQLMTLTNVMKSSQTLSRRLTETFVLLVSPFTPHMCEELWQKLGHTDSLSYHPWPEYDEELAQEELITIAVQINGKRRGEIEVAPGVDEESALRLALEQSNVKRYLDGKEIRKTILVQDRLLSIVV